The following coding sequences lie in one Glycine max cultivar Williams 82 chromosome 19, Glycine_max_v4.0, whole genome shotgun sequence genomic window:
- the LOC100793377 gene encoding calcium-dependent protein kinase 26: MMGNNCLGSKTSNDALFPYVLPSSFWWLHQTSVKEISDAPSIVSRIQDTHFLENVQEKPPLVVKINNEEMKLKPVPLPTNKHQKETNMSSGEQIRQIQKMPHKVKRLPIGLQAESILKRKNGNFKEYYNLGQELGKGQYGTTFLCTEKATGKKYACKSIPKVKLAMDDDVEDVRREIEIMHHLEGCPNVISIKGSYEDGVAVYVVMELCGGGELFDRIVEKGHYTERKAAKLARTIVSVIEGCHSLGVIHRDLKPENFLFVDGNEESTLKAIDFGLSVFFKPGDIFKDVVGSPYYIAPEVLRRHYGPEVDVWSAGVIIYILLCGTPPFWGESEQEIFEEVLHGDLDFSSDPWLNISESAKDLVRKMLVRDPRKRMTAHEVLRHPWIQVDGVAPDKPLDSAVLSRLKQYSVMSKLKKMALRVIAENLSEEEIFELKVMFKMIDTDNSGHITLEKLKAGLKMLGANLSEPEILDLMQAADVDNSGTIDYREFIAATLHLNKVEREDHLVAAFSFFDRSGSGYISQDELLKACKEFGMENVCLEEMIQEADQNNDGRIDYNEFVAMMQRGNADFSQNGLKGDTDFSIGFREALLVC, encoded by the exons GATGCACCTTCAATTGTGAGTAGAATTCAAGACACACATTTTCTAGAGAATGTTCAAGAAAAGCCACCACTTGTAGTGAAAATTAACAATGAGGAGATGAAGCTGAAACCAGTTCCACTTCCAACCAATAAACACCAGAAAGAGACTAACATGTCTTCAGGGGAACAAATAAGGCAAATACAAAAAATGCCTCACAAAGTTAAGAGGCTACCAATAGGGCTTCAAGCCGAGTcaattttgaagagaaaaaatggtAACTTTAAGGAGTACTATAACTTGGGACAAGAGCTTGGGAAGGGGCAATATGGAACAACATTCCTATGCACTGAGAAAGCCACTGGGAAAAAGTATGCATGCAAGTCCATTCCAAAAGTGAAATTGGCTATGGATGATGATGTGGAGGATGTGAGGAGGGAGATTGAGATAATGCATCACTTGGAAGGGTGTCCTAATGTGATATCAATCAAAGGGTCTTATGAGGATGGTGTTGCAGTTTATGTTGTGATGGAGTTGTGTGGAGGGGGTGAACTGTTTGATAGGATAGTGGAAAAGGGGCATTACACAGAGAGAAAAGCAGCTAAACTTGCAAGGACTATAGTCAGTGTTATAGAGGGGTGCCACTCCCTTGGAGTGATCCATCGGGATCTTAAGCCTGAGAATTTTCTTTTCGTTGATGGGAATGAAGAGTCTACTCTTAAGGCCATAGATTTTGGATTGTCTGTTTTCTTCAAACCAG GAGACATTTTTAAGGACGTGGTTGGAAGTCCTTATTACATCGCACCTGAAGTTCTACGGAGGCATTATGGTCCAGAAGTTGATGTGTGGAGTGCAGGTGTGATCATATACATTCTCTTATGCGGAACACCTCCATTTTGGGGTG AATCGGAGCAAGAGATATTTGAAGAAGTTTTGCATGGTGATCTTGATTTCTCTTCAGATCCTTGGCTTAATATCTCTGAAAGTGCTAAAGACTTGGTTAGGAAAATGCTTGTTAGAGATCCTAGAAAACGGATGACAGCACATGAAGTTCTTC GTCACCCTTGGATTCAGGTTGATGGAGTTGCTCCAGACAAGCCTCTTGATTCTGCAGTTTTGAGTCGCCTGAAGCAGTATTCTGTAATGAGCAAGCTCAAAAAAATGGCTCTTAGA GTTATTGCAGAGAATCTCTCAGAAGAAGAAATTTTTGAACTGAAAGTAATGTTTAAGATGATAGACACAGACAACAGTGGTCATAttactttagaaaaacttaaggCTGGATTGAAAATGCTTGGTGCTAATCTCAGTGAACCAGAAATTTTGGATCTAATGCAAGCT GCAGATGTTGACAACAGTGGCACAATTGACTACAGAGAATTCATAGCTGCAACATTACATTTAAACAAAGTTGAAAGAGAAGATCATTTAGTTGctgctttttcattttttgatagAAGTGGAAGTGGCTACATCTCTCAAGATGAGCTTCTAAAAGCTTGTAAAGAATTTGGCATGGAGAATGTCTGCTTGGAGGAAATGATCCAAGAAGCTGATCAGAATAAT GATGGCCGAATAGACTACAATGAATTCGTGGCTATGATGCAGAGAGGCAATGCAGATTTCAGTCAAAACGGTTTAAAGGGTGACACTGATTTTAGTATTGGATTTAGGGAGGCACTATTAGTGTGTTGA